The genomic region AATCCCACGTACTCCAAAAGAATTATCCAAGGCTGCTATAGTTCCTGCCATATGTGTTCCATGGCCGTCTTCATCTATGTAACTTTCATTATTCTCTAAAAAGGAAACACCGCCAGCTATACTCAAATCAGGATGATTGGTTATCCCCGTATCAAATATTGCTATCTTTATTTTCTTCCTATTTTGATCCGATTGAGGACTAATTAAATGCGCTCCTACAGCATAGTTGCCCCAAGGTATTGATTGTCTGCCTTCCGCTACTGCATAATCCTTAATAGAATAATTACCAGCAGTTTCTATACTCTTGTCAATTTCAATAGATTGAATTTTTTCTGTGTTAAGTAACTGGTTTACTTCAAAATCTGAAAGTTCCATTACAACTGTCTGTAGTGAATCCATTTGACTTTCTACATCGTAGTTTCTTAGTGTCTGAGTCATCATAAAATTATTTTGTTTACTCGGTTGTCTCAACTTAACCAAATACCTCTTTTTAAGTGTCTGTGAACTTTCATTACTATTCACATCTTGTATTACTTCGTCTGGTTCCTGAAAGGCTTGATCAGAATTTAATACCTTTTCTTCCGTCTTATCTTCAATCTTTTGAAGATCACCAGATGTAGTGTCTCTTTCTCCGATTTGAGTTTCTATTTGTTGCTCTTGTAAAGTATCCTCTTCTGCTTGTACATAACCTAAATTTAAATCTGTAACGAGTAACACCATAATTAAAAAAACTATTACTACCTTCTTCATAACTTTCCTCCTGGAGTATGTATATATTCTATTCTTAATCCATTACATTTATCGGTAATAAGAGAAATAAAATGTATACCTATTATGAAATTTTCAAGTAGTAATAATGTTTAAATTGTTTCAAAAAAAATAAAAAGACGATTCCGAATTGAAAATCGGAATCGTCTCAATATAACCGGTTATATTTTAGAAAAAGTAATTTGTTTTCTTTATCTTTATAATAATAGATATACAATTCAAAATTAGCTTGCCCGTGATGAAGGGTTAAGGTTCATCTGTTTTTCACGTTGACGTGCACGACGACCTTGACCTGGAGGAGTGATGATCAGTGCGAGCAACAGCGAGACAGCGCAGAGTACAGCAATTACGATAAAGGTTAAATGGAATCCGCCCAGCAGAGCGCTGATGAATGATCCGGCCAAAGCACCAAATCCAAATCCCTGATAGATCACACCATAGTTTTTGCTCTGATTTTTCAGTCCGAAGTAATCAGCCACAATCGCCGGGAATACCGTAATGTTCCCACCGAAGCAGAATGCAACGGCCGCCACACAGGCGAAGAAGATCCCGAAGGTCAGTGGAACCAGACTGAGTGTCATGACAGCTACGGCTGTAACCAGCAACGCACCAGCGATAACCTTCATTCGTCCTACTTTATCCGACAGCGCACCGAGAATAATACGTCCTGCCGTGTTAAAGATCGCAACCATGGCCACTGCGTTGGCAGCTGTAGCCACATCTAGTCCTGCAAGCTGTACACCGATATCTTTGACAATACCGATCAGATACAAGCCACTCATACACGCTGTGAAGAAAATAATGAACAACATATACGCTTCTTTCGTACGCAGCATCTCTTTTACCGTATAGTCATGACGTGCAACAACTTGTTTGGTTCCTTCCTTGCTTGCCGGAGCCTGTTCACGAACAACAGCTTCACGGATCAGGAATGATCCCGCAACGACCAGAACCAGAACGATAATGCCCCAGTACATAAATGCCTGAGCAGGACCAACGGCACCAATCAATGCCGAGTTCACATATTTGAACAATAAACTACCGGTACCGAAGGCGCCGACTGAGATCCCCGAGATCAGACCTTTACGCTCCGGGAACCACTTGATCAGATTAGATAGCGACGTAATATACGCCGTACCATCTGCAAAACCAACAACAAATCCAGCCAAGATATACAACAGTGTTAACGAAGTGACTTGGGAACTCAAAATAAGACCCAGCCCGAGCACAACCCCGGCTACACGGATCAGGCGCTGAAGACCCCAACGCTCCTGCAATCTTCCTGCAAACAATGTGGCAAATGCTAAAGCAAAACTGGTAATAGAAAAAGTTATCGCGACCGAGCTGACATCCCATCCGAAACGATCAGACAACGGTTGATTAAATAAACTCCAAGTATAGATGGTTCCAAGACCCATTTGTACAATGATGGTCCCCAAAACAATAAGCCAGCGGTTCATTTTTGTAGGTGCAAATGTTGATTCAGGTGTTGATGAAGCTGATGAAATTGCTGCTTTCATCGTGATCTCCCCTTTGCCGATGTCATATACATGAATGCGTTCACAAGCTAATCATACATGAGAGGGGATTCATTACACCGTTTTGAGCATGAGTTGCATCAGATGCGGAATGAAATGCTTCTAGATGCGCATGAGTTGCCTGAATTCTTTGACCTTACCACGACTCACAGGTACTTCAGCTTCCAAATCGCGCAGACGGAGCAGATACGTATTGTTGAACCAAGGTACAATTTCACGGATTTGAGACAGATTTACGACATACGAACGGTGGCAGCGAAAGAACGTGTCCTGAGGCAGACGGCTGTGAAAATCCGATATGCTCACTGGCATGGTGAACTCCCCATTTTTGGTATATACCTTCGTCACTTTCTCCTGCGCTTCCGCATAGTAGATATCTGCCGTATCCGTAACAATAATATTGTCATTCCGCAGCAAATTAATTCTTCTGTCCGTATGTGAATTCGTATCTCGTTCTCGTAACAGTTCCCCCTGCACAGAAGGTCCGTCCACCAGAGGGGCTGGCCCATCATCAACACGTTGCTCCACTGGCGTATGATCGCGCTTGAATGCCAGTTCCAGCTTATGGAGCATCGCAGCGATTCTCTTCTCGTCATAAGGCTTGAGAATATAATCAAACGCCTCCAACTCAAAGGCTTCTGCTGCATGTTCCTTGTACGCCGTAGTAAAAACAATATAGGGTTTCGTTGCAAACTTCCCGATATGATGGGCCAGCATCATGCCGTCCAGCGAAGGAATATTGATATCGAGAAAAATGACATCAACTTCTTGTTCCTGCAAAAATTTCAGCACATCCAGCCCGTCTTCAAGGCGATCCACCACCTCAATCTGACTATGTTCCTGGATCAGGTAATTCAATTCTTCGCTTGCCAGAATCTCGTCTTCCACAATAAGAGCTCTCATTGATCCATCATCACCTTGTTACGACATCTCCTTTGGGCACATCAAATAAAATATCGGTTCCTTGTTCCAACCTTGTAATGGTTACACCTTGTCCGTAGATAAGTTTGACCCGGCGATGCACGTTGTATAGCCCAATCTGGTTACCAGGCATACGGTCGTGGTAGACGCGCTCAATAATATCTGCACTGATGCCTGCTCCTGTATCACTGACACTGATTCGTACAAACTCCGGATAATCCTGTACCCGAATTCGAACAGTCCCGGGTCCTTTCACCTTGAGAATGCCATGAATAATGGCATTTTCGACGAGTGGCTGGATGACAAGACTCGGAATATGTACGGCCACCTCATCAATGTCATAGATCACGTTAAGTCGACTGCCGAAGCGAGCTTTCTCAATCTCTACATAATTGCGGACCTGCTCCAGCTCCTTATGAATATCGATCAACTCATCCGACAGCTCCAGATTGTAGCGCATGTACCCGGATAAATTCACAATCAGCTCCCGTGCACGATCCGGTTTGGTTCGGATGGACGAAGCAATCGCATTCAGCGCATTAAATAGAAAATGAGGATGAATGGTTGTCTGTAATGCGCGGAGCTCTGCTTTGTTGGCAGCGGCCTTGATCTCCTCTACCCTCGATACCTCCATCTGGGTCGAGATGATCTGCGACAGACCTACCGCCATCGTTTGTAATGGATACGTAATTTTGTACGCTTTGCGATAATAGATTTTCAGCGCACCTGTAATGTCTCCTCGTTCTTTGAGTGGAATGATTAAGAGTGAGTGGATATCCGGTGTTTTTTCATCAATGACATCATTACTGATCGTAATCTCCCCGCTGGATATCGTCTTCTTCGTCATCTCACTTATAATTTCATTACCAATATGATATCGTTCCTCACCAAACCCTACATAAGCCAGCACATTCCGGGTATCCGTAATTGCAACCGCATCGGCCTGAATATCCTCCTGGATAATCCGGCAGATTTTGCGCAGAGAATCCTCATCAATCGAACGAAAATACGGCAAGGTTTTGTTTGCAATCTCCAGTGCCAGCTTCGCCTGACGAGCCGCAATCATTTCCTTTTCCCCTTCGACACTCTGCACCAAGAGCACAATCAGCCCAATGTTGACTTCACCCAGAATCATAGGCAGCGCAATCTGTGAAACAATATCAGCACCCAGTGGATCGGGATAGGAAAATAGCAGGATTAGTAACATCGTGAGCGCTTCACAGATCATTCCGGCACCAATACCGATGATCCATCGCTTCGGCTTGGGCGTATACTTATGTATATATCCAGAGACCAGACCTGCAAGGATACTCGTGATTAGACACGGTATAGCTGTGACTCCATCCATATCGATTAAATACCGATGCACACCGGAAACAATCCCCGTAATAATACCCACAGGCGCTCCGAACAAAATACCACCCGATAACACGGCGATGATCCGCACATTCACCAGTGAACCTTCGACATTAATGCCCGTATACGTCCCGAAGATGGCAAAAGCACAGAATAACAAGGTAACCGCAATATACTCCTGCCACCTTAATTTCCCCTTTTGCAGAATCTGCCTAAACCTCGGCACCCTCGACAGAAAGAATAAAAATATAATCAACAGCGCCGCCCGTTCAAATAAACCCAGCAGCATCGTAAACATCTCCAATCGTACTTCCTCCACATCTGTCTGATATAAATGCATACCGACACAGCCACGTCTTTTTGACGTAATATCCAGGACATCAATCGCTACTGCTCGTATGCTCGTATGCTCGTATGCTCGTATGCTCGTATGCTCGTATGCTCGTATGCTCGTATGCTCGTATGCAACAGTTTACCGCTCCCCCCAAAGGAAAGCAAAGTCCATCCTGTGAAAATGCATCAACAAGACTGCACCAAGCACACAATAGTTTCTCATCCCTTAACTT from Paenibacillus sp. FSL R5-0341 harbors:
- a CDS encoding OFA family MFS transporter produces the protein MNRWLIVLGTIIVQMGLGTIYTWSLFNQPLSDRFGWDVSSVAITFSITSFALAFATLFAGRLQERWGLQRLIRVAGVVLGLGLILSSQVTSLTLLYILAGFVVGFADGTAYITSLSNLIKWFPERKGLISGISVGAFGTGSLLFKYVNSALIGAVGPAQAFMYWGIIVLVLVVAGSFLIREAVVREQAPASKEGTKQVVARHDYTVKEMLRTKEAYMLFIIFFTACMSGLYLIGIVKDIGVQLAGLDVATAANAVAMVAIFNTAGRIILGALSDKVGRMKVIAGALLVTAVAVMTLSLVPLTFGIFFACVAAVAFCFGGNITVFPAIVADYFGLKNQSKNYGVIYQGFGFGALAGSFISALLGGFHLTFIVIAVLCAVSLLLALIITPPGQGRRARQREKQMNLNPSSRAS
- a CDS encoding LytTR family DNA-binding domain-containing protein, with protein sequence MRALIVEDEILASEELNYLIQEHSQIEVVDRLEDGLDVLKFLQEQEVDVIFLDINIPSLDGMMLAHHIGKFATKPYIVFTTAYKEHAAEAFELEAFDYILKPYDEKRIAAMLHKLELAFKRDHTPVEQRVDDGPAPLVDGPSVQGELLRERDTNSHTDRRINLLRNDNIIVTDTADIYYAEAQEKVTKVYTKNGEFTMPVSISDFHSRLPQDTFFRCHRSYVVNLSQIREIVPWFNNTYLLRLRDLEAEVPVSRGKVKEFRQLMRI
- a CDS encoding sensor histidine kinase, coding for MLLGLFERAALLIIFLFFLSRVPRFRQILQKGKLRWQEYIAVTLLFCAFAIFGTYTGINVEGSLVNVRIIAVLSGGILFGAPVGIITGIVSGVHRYLIDMDGVTAIPCLITSILAGLVSGYIHKYTPKPKRWIIGIGAGMICEALTMLLILLFSYPDPLGADIVSQIALPMILGEVNIGLIVLLVQSVEGEKEMIAARQAKLALEIANKTLPYFRSIDEDSLRKICRIIQEDIQADAVAITDTRNVLAYVGFGEERYHIGNEIISEMTKKTISSGEITISNDVIDEKTPDIHSLLIIPLKERGDITGALKIYYRKAYKITYPLQTMAVGLSQIISTQMEVSRVEEIKAAANKAELRALQTTIHPHFLFNALNAIASSIRTKPDRARELIVNLSGYMRYNLELSDELIDIHKELEQVRNYVEIEKARFGSRLNVIYDIDEVAVHIPSLVIQPLVENAIIHGILKVKGPGTVRIRVQDYPEFVRISVSDTGAGISADIIERVYHDRMPGNQIGLYNVHRRVKLIYGQGVTITRLEQGTDILFDVPKGDVVTR